The genomic interval ATAAAATAGCTGATTATCAGGAAATACTAAAAGTAATTGATACGCTGGACGTTCCCTATGAGGCAGGAAAGATATTTCAAACTGATGTAACAGGTATAGTTGACCCCGAAAGCGGTTTGTCAACTGATTTACAAAGAGAAATTTTAACAGCTCTTGGAATCCTCCATAAAATGAGGAGCAAAAAACAGACCCATTTAGTTTCATTCACCAAACGGTTTTACGAGCGTTACGGTGATCAGGAGATGCCTCTTTTAGAAGTTCTGGACACGGAAACGGGTATTGGTTACGTGCCTGGTAAGCATTTAGTACCTTCACCTATTTTAGAAGGACTGTATTTGTTTGAGGCCGCTGAAACAGAAATGCTTGCCTGGGGTAACTGGGAGCAAAATTTACAAAAAAAATGGTTAAAGGCTTATAAAGCTGATCAGCGCCATATTGAGATCTCTGAAGAAGATATGGAGGATATTATTCCTGCAAATTCATTATTCCCTTCTTCTGTTCAGCTGATGTTTGAAGTCATATCTTCCGGACAAGTCTATATAAAATATGCTGGCGGAACAAGCCCTGTCAATATGATCGCCCGTTTTGCACAATCTGATCCGGAACTTACTAAACTGGCTTCTGATCTGACTACAGCCGAGCAAAATAGCACACCAGGGGTTATTTTTGCAGAAATTGTGCATCTTCCTGAAGGAAGGGTCGGAAATGTGCTCCAGCGCCCTGCTTTCAGAAATTACGAAATACCTTATCTGGCAAAATCTTTATTACCGGAAGAGCAGCAAATACGTGTTCAGGACCTGTTTATAGCTTATAAAAAAGGAAAAATTGTCTTGTACTCAAAAAATCTGAATAAAATAATTATACCACGATTAAGTAATGCGCATAATTTTGGTAGGAACGCTTTGCCAGTATATCATTTTCTTTGTGACCTTCAGGATCAGGATCAGATTACTGATTTAAAATTTAATTGGGGAAGCCTTAGCCAACAATATCGTTTTTTACCACGGGTGATCTTTAAGAACGTTATATTACAGCGTGCCAGCTGGATCTTTCTGGAGCAGGACATTCAAAATCTGCTTCAAAAAAGCATAATTCGCTTTCGGGAATTGCTCCTTGATTTTATACAGGAATATAATTTACCTCAAAAAGTTTTTCTTGCAGATGGTGATAATGAATTGCTTATCAATTTTGAGGCATTGGAAGAAACCCATCGCATTTTTGAGCTGCATTTGAAAGGCAGCAGTCAATTCATTTTCAAAGAATACCTGCAGCCAGCTCACTTAGTAAGAAATTCAGATAAGCAACATTACATGCATGAGTTTCAAGCTTTTATTACAGTGAAACCTGACCTTAATATGGAGTTATCGACACAAAAAGATAGTTTATCTATACACGAAGCATTAACTGCAACCACCTGTAATACTGATCATGAATGGATATATTATAAGCTTTATTGCGGTGTGCGTAATGCTGATGTATTACTTGCAAACCCTATAAAGGCATTGACTGCGCACTGTGAAAAAAAGGGCTGGATCAAAGAGTGGTTTTTTATCCGTTATACGGATAGCGATTTTCATATCAGGCTTCGCTTAAAGCTGAATGATATCAAGTGGCTTCCATATCTCACCAGGACATTTCATAGCACATTTAAACCGTATAAGAAAACTGGTTTTCTCTGGAAAATAATGACTGATAATTACCAGCCGGAGTATGGTCGTTATGGGATCAATACATTAGCGCTCGCTGAAAAGTTCTTTTATTATGACAGTATTGCTTTCCTGGGTTTTCTTGATCAGAGTTCGGGTGATGAAAGAGAAAATCTTCGCTGGCAATATGCAATTCTCTCTATTGATACCTTGTTTGAAGCTTTTGAATTTACAACAGAACCTAAACTTGAATTGATGAGGAACCTCAAAGAAGCATTTGCATCGGAATTTAAGTTTGGAACAGAACAAAGAAAACAACTTGCCAGATCTTTCAGGGAAAAGAAAAGCGAAATTTACGCTTCATTAAGTGTACAGCAGCCAGGTGATCAATTTTATCAGTTTTATTTGATTTTGAGACAACGGACTGAACAGATTGATCCAATAATCCGGCAGCTCAGGAAAATGGAAATGGACGGAACATTAAAGGTTTCAATTGCGGATTTATTAAGTAGTTATATACATATGCTGGTCAACCGTATTATTCCCGAATTTTCAAGACTGCATGAAGCTGTTATCTATGATTTTTTATATCAATATTATAAGAGTGTAAAGGGAATGAAAAATAGAATTCAGTTGTGATTTAATAAGACAAAAATAATAAGTTAGCTCTGTATTGTAGTTGTTGCGTATTTAAAAAGTAAATTATATATTTAGAAAATCTAGCAATCTTATGAAGAAAAAGAAAAAAAGTACCAATAAGGCGTTGTCATTTGAAAAAACGGTTATTGTATCACTTGGAAAAAAAGAAATGATGAAAATAAGAGGTGGTGGCAGGGGGGGAGGCCGCAATTTTGAGGCTAATACGAATGATGGTGACTCAGGGCGTCTCACTTGTGACACAGTGCAAAGTACTGGTTAGGCAGCATATAATTTGATGATAAACCGATTATATAATATCAACCGCACTAAAGTGAAGAGAATACTTATACTGATTTTAATTTTACTGCCCTTTTTATCTAGTGCTCAAAGCTGTAATTGTAGTGATAATTTTAAATCTCTGGTAGATAAAATAAAGAATAATTATGTTGGTTATAAGGATAAAGTAAATGCTTCAAATCAAAAACAATTTACTGTTTTCACGGATAGTTTAAAAGAAATCGCTAAGTTATCCTCCAAAATGAATTGTTATGATATTTGTGCGGAATGGTTGTCTTTTTTCAAAGATGAGCACATAGGTCTCTCTTTTACTCCTGGTAAAGCTACAAAAGAAGAGGTTAATGATTTTTTTTCTACGACAGAAAAGACATCATGGAATGAAAAAACCTTAGATGCCTACTTACTTCGTAATCAAAAGAATCTTGACAACATAGAAGGATACTGGACTTATGCGCCTGACACTTATAAAATAGGTATCGTAAAAGATAGTATCCGGAATGAGTTCGTTGGCTTTATTGTTCGGACGAATGTTCCTAACTGGGAGAATCAGCAGGTAAAGCTCAGGATAAAAAAGATAAAAGATAAATATCACCTTATTTATTTCAGAGGGATAGACCATGGGAAGAAATTCCCATGGTTAGTTGTAAAGAAAGACAGCCTGGAGCTTGGTTATTTTGGCGTATGGTATAAAAGTAAATTTTT from Pedobacter sp. WC2423 carries:
- a CDS encoding lantibiotic dehydratase, whose amino-acid sequence is MIKITNTHNFDQRVILRTPIYSLADFDKSFVIEKLICDPVFLEAIYIASPSLYNACLKYSSGLILMEKEILKFKHSLYKYYSRMHNRCTPFGLFSSCRLTKWKKGESEIIIDNSNLSRHTRLDMHYLCALAAYLSSLAGVRDQLLYFPNSSWYVMGEDIRYIEYKYADGKRQHQISAVKSSVYLTELMESARHGLTRINLIAILEKAGIQTDDAVKFIDNCLDSQLLIHELDPAVTGDGLLTQLLKTLEKYAVNDLQIKGIVQKIKKIEQLLNKLDLQLVNKIADYQEILKVIDTLDVPYEAGKIFQTDVTGIVDPESGLSTDLQREILTALGILHKMRSKKQTHLVSFTKRFYERYGDQEMPLLEVLDTETGIGYVPGKHLVPSPILEGLYLFEAAETEMLAWGNWEQNLQKKWLKAYKADQRHIEISEEDMEDIIPANSLFPSSVQLMFEVISSGQVYIKYAGGTSPVNMIARFAQSDPELTKLASDLTTAEQNSTPGVIFAEIVHLPEGRVGNVLQRPAFRNYEIPYLAKSLLPEEQQIRVQDLFIAYKKGKIVLYSKNLNKIIIPRLSNAHNFGRNALPVYHFLCDLQDQDQITDLKFNWGSLSQQYRFLPRVIFKNVILQRASWIFLEQDIQNLLQKSIIRFRELLLDFIQEYNLPQKVFLADGDNELLINFEALEETHRIFELHLKGSSQFIFKEYLQPAHLVRNSDKQHYMHEFQAFITVKPDLNMELSTQKDSLSIHEALTATTCNTDHEWIYYKLYCGVRNADVLLANPIKALTAHCEKKGWIKEWFFIRYTDSDFHIRLRLKLNDIKWLPYLTRTFHSTFKPYKKTGFLWKIMTDNYQPEYGRYGINTLALAEKFFYYDSIAFLGFLDQSSGDERENLRWQYAILSIDTLFEAFEFTTEPKLELMRNLKEAFASEFKFGTEQRKQLARSFREKKSEIYASLSVQQPGDQFYQFYLILRQRTEQIDPIIRQLRKMEMDGTLKVSIADLLSSYIHMLVNRIIPEFSRLHEAVIYDFLYQYYKSVKGMKNRIQL
- a CDS encoding class I lanthipeptide, which encodes MKKKKKSTNKALSFEKTVIVSLGKKEMMKIRGGGRGGGRNFEANTNDGDSGRLTCDTVQSTG